A single window of Xylocopilactobacillus apicola DNA harbors:
- a CDS encoding CamS family sex pheromone protein gives MKFYKKSKTKVIIRGAAFLILPFILTACTGKRSTQSQQITSKTTPRKVDTTTGTVSSNYYESMIEGGKYKVSQQRGVSISNTNNMNDLMAFDSGLLNYDHKIFSTDKYIFQEGQNLTKRMVTSWLNRKSKDNPEGLNLEDNQSTDPNKRNPLVLQQILEHDFLVKKGTGYNLEGIVLGLSINSIDYYQKEQYGATLKTPIKDEAGEKYAREAADKILSRMRKMDGLKNIPIYLYVYREGPQDSLVGGEFILSAKAKTGDKFTEWTQINEKNMIYPTINNEKPVNQKDADDFNNFKNNVQNFFPNLAGVVAQSHYEGGTLKGMTIKITTQFYSISEITSFTQYCANQANQYLPKEIPLEIDIQSASGTMLAFIARNPTDTGFYTHVFSSY, from the coding sequence ATGAAATTTTACAAGAAAAGTAAAACTAAAGTGATAATTAGAGGGGCAGCTTTTCTGATTTTGCCCTTTATTTTGACTGCCTGTACGGGAAAAAGGTCGACTCAAAGTCAACAAATAACTAGTAAAACAACTCCTAGGAAAGTTGATACAACGACAGGGACAGTAAGTTCCAATTATTATGAATCGATGATTGAGGGAGGTAAATACAAGGTTAGTCAACAAAGAGGAGTTAGTATTTCCAATACCAATAATATGAATGATTTGATGGCGTTTGATAGCGGATTGTTAAACTATGATCACAAAATTTTTAGTACTGATAAGTATATTTTTCAAGAAGGCCAAAATTTAACCAAACGAATGGTTACCAGTTGGTTAAATCGGAAAAGTAAAGATAATCCTGAAGGGTTGAATCTTGAAGATAATCAATCGACAGATCCAAACAAACGCAACCCGTTAGTTTTACAGCAAATTTTAGAGCATGATTTTTTGGTTAAAAAGGGAACAGGTTACAATCTTGAGGGTATTGTTCTTGGTTTAAGTATTAATTCAATTGATTATTACCAAAAAGAACAATACGGCGCAACCCTAAAAACTCCAATTAAAGATGAAGCGGGCGAAAAATATGCCCGTGAAGCTGCCGATAAAATTTTAAGCAGAATGCGGAAGATGGATGGTTTAAAAAATATACCAATTTATCTCTATGTTTATCGTGAGGGGCCGCAGGATTCTCTAGTGGGAGGAGAATTTATTCTTTCAGCTAAGGCAAAAACGGGAGATAAGTTTACAGAATGGACCCAGATTAATGAAAAAAATATGATTTACCCAACAATTAATAATGAGAAACCGGTAAATCAAAAAGATGCTGATGATTTTAATAATTTCAAAAATAATGTTCAGAATTTTTTCCCTAACCTTGCAGGAGTAGTTGCTCAATCTCACTATGAAGGTGGAACTTTAAAGGGAATGACGATTAAGATCACAACACAGTTTTACAGTATTTCAGAGATAACAAGTTTTACTCAGTATTGCGCTAATCAAGCTAACCAATACTTGCCAAAAGAAATTCCGCTTGAAATCGATATTCAAAGCGCAAGTGGGACAATGTTGGCGTTTATTGCGCGCAATCCTACTGATACAGGTTTTTATACGCATGTCTTCAGTAGTTATTAA
- the gatC gene encoding Asp-tRNA(Asn)/Glu-tRNA(Gln) amidotransferase subunit GatC: MIKKDDVKKIASLSKLKYSDEELNDFSNQFQKIISFFDTLDQVDTQGVKPTYQSSDLENIFRTDVAKNSGQRDELLKNAPTAKNGLIQVPSIIEE; the protein is encoded by the coding sequence ATGATTAAAAAAGATGACGTAAAAAAAATTGCTAGTTTATCTAAACTCAAATATAGCGACGAAGAGTTGAATGATTTCTCAAATCAGTTTCAAAAAATTATTTCTTTCTTTGATACACTTGATCAAGTTGATACCCAAGGAGTTAAGCCGACTTATCAATCTAGTGATCTCGAAAATATTTTTAGAACCGATGTAGCGAAAAATAGCGGACAAAGAGATGAACTACTTAAAAATGCGCCAACCGCTAAAAATGGACTAATTCAAGTCCCATCAATTATTGAGGAGTAA
- the gatA gene encoding Asp-tRNA(Asn)/Glu-tRNA(Gln) amidotransferase subunit GatA produces MKFESLSQTHQALLNKEVSAQEIVEHTFIDIESKEDRISAFITLNKEQALKEAAELDQKGDFTNFLSGLPVGIKDNIITKDLTTTAASKMLENFVPIYNATVVDKLKKSGALVAGKLNMDEFAMGSSTETSFFKITKNAWDQSKVPGGSSGGSASAVASREVLAALGSDTGGSIRQPASFNGVVGLKPTYGTVSRWGLIAFSSSLDQIGPITTNVEDNARLLEAIAGHDENDATSAFESTDYLSDLNKGVQGLRIGVITDYLEEGVMPEIVDSVKQAAAFFAKNGAVVDEVSLPNVHYAVPTYYIIASSEASSNLQRFDGIRYGYRTKQFHDLEELYTNTRSEGFGEEVKRRIMLGSFSLSAGFYDAYFKKAAQVRTLIARDFQRAFENYDLLIGPTTPTPAFGIGEKCEDPLQMYANDILTIPVNLAGLPAMSMPNGLVNGMPVGLQIIGNRFDEKTIYRLAKFYEAETNFDQQKPEIAR; encoded by the coding sequence ATGAAATTTGAAAGTTTATCACAAACCCATCAAGCATTGCTTAATAAAGAAGTAAGTGCTCAAGAAATTGTGGAACACACTTTTATAGATATCGAAAGCAAGGAAGACCGAATTTCTGCCTTTATCACATTGAATAAAGAGCAGGCTCTAAAAGAAGCTGCTGAATTGGATCAAAAAGGTGACTTCACTAATTTTCTTAGCGGTTTGCCAGTTGGAATTAAGGATAATATTATCACTAAAGATTTAACAACAACGGCTGCTAGTAAAATGTTGGAGAACTTTGTGCCAATTTATAATGCAACAGTGGTGGATAAATTAAAAAAATCTGGTGCATTAGTGGCTGGCAAGTTAAATATGGATGAGTTTGCAATGGGTTCTTCGACTGAAACTTCCTTTTTTAAGATAACTAAAAATGCTTGGGATCAAAGTAAAGTGCCAGGCGGTTCATCTGGTGGTTCTGCCTCTGCAGTGGCTTCTCGAGAAGTTTTAGCTGCTTTGGGAAGTGATACCGGTGGTTCGATTCGCCAACCAGCTTCTTTTAATGGTGTTGTTGGCTTAAAACCGACCTACGGGACGGTTTCGCGTTGGGGTTTAATCGCCTTTTCATCTAGTCTTGATCAGATTGGGCCAATCACTACTAATGTTGAAGATAATGCTCGACTCCTTGAAGCAATTGCGGGACATGATGAAAATGATGCAACTTCTGCTTTTGAATCTACAGATTATCTATCCGACCTTAACAAAGGAGTTCAAGGACTGAGGATAGGAGTCATTACTGATTACCTTGAAGAAGGGGTGATGCCTGAAATTGTTGATTCTGTAAAACAAGCGGCTGCTTTTTTTGCCAAAAATGGTGCTGTTGTTGATGAGGTAAGTTTGCCTAATGTGCATTATGCAGTACCAACTTACTATATCATTGCATCTAGTGAAGCTAGTTCAAATCTTCAACGTTTTGATGGAATTCGTTACGGTTATCGGACAAAACAATTTCATGATTTAGAGGAATTGTATACTAATACTCGATCTGAAGGATTTGGTGAAGAAGTCAAACGCCGAATCATGTTAGGGAGTTTTTCGCTTTCAGCAGGCTTTTATGACGCTTACTTTAAAAAAGCAGCGCAGGTAAGGACTTTGATCGCAAGAGATTTTCAGAGAGCTTTTGAGAATTATGATCTGTTAATTGGTCCAACAACTCCAACTCCAGCCTTTGGAATCGGCGAAAAATGTGAAGATCCACTTCAAATGTACGCAAATGATATTTTGACAATTCCGGTTAATTTAGCGGGATTGCCTGCAATGTCTATGCCTAATGGTCTAGTAAACGGAATGCCAGTGGGATTGCAGATTATTGGCAATCGTTTTGATGAAAAAACCATTTATCGGTTAGCTAAATTTTACGAAGCTGAAACGAATTTTGATCAGCAGAAACCAGAAATTGCGAGGTAA
- the gatB gene encoding Asp-tRNA(Asn)/Glu-tRNA(Gln) amidotransferase subunit GatB, with amino-acid sequence MNFETIIGLEVHVELKTKSKMFSPSPVSYGAEPNIDTNVIDWGYPGVLPKPNHHAYSLGLMIATALHMDINQVTHFDRKNYFYPDNPKAYQITQAFEPLARDGYIEINVDGKVKKIGVAEIHVEEDAGKNTHGDGYSYVDLNRQGTALVEIVSKPEVNSPEEAYQYLENLRKIVQFTGASDVKMEEGSMRVDCNLSLRPFGADKFGTKTEIKNINSFNYARSALSYEETRQAEILRRGEEVAPQTRRWDEPSKSTILMRSKEGSSDYRYFPEPDIPPLKISDQWIKKVQAKMPEAPQERIKRYVKDLSLTEYDAGVLTQTKEMSDFFDATIKLGADAKQTANYLMGDISGYLNNEKLDLLDTKLNPENLAKMVKMITNGTISSKIAKQVLNEMLVSGTDAQEYVEDHQLAQNSNEEELLPMVQAILDENQQSIEDFKNGKDRALKFLMGQIMKQTKGKANPQLVTQLLLAEIKKR; translated from the coding sequence ATGAACTTTGAAACTATTATTGGACTCGAAGTCCACGTTGAACTAAAAACAAAATCAAAGATGTTTTCACCAAGTCCAGTTTCCTATGGAGCAGAACCTAATATTGATACTAATGTAATTGATTGGGGCTATCCAGGAGTCTTACCTAAACCTAACCACCATGCTTATTCGTTAGGACTAATGATTGCAACAGCGCTTCACATGGATATTAATCAGGTGACTCACTTTGATCGAAAAAACTATTTCTATCCTGATAATCCGAAAGCTTATCAAATTACTCAGGCTTTTGAGCCACTTGCTCGTGATGGGTATATTGAAATTAATGTTGATGGCAAGGTGAAAAAAATTGGAGTTGCTGAGATTCACGTTGAAGAGGATGCCGGGAAAAATACTCATGGCGATGGATATTCATATGTTGATTTAAACCGACAGGGCACAGCATTAGTTGAGATTGTTTCTAAACCTGAGGTTAATTCTCCTGAAGAAGCTTACCAATATTTAGAAAATCTTCGCAAAATCGTGCAGTTTACGGGAGCCAGTGATGTGAAAATGGAAGAGGGATCCATGCGAGTGGACTGTAATCTTTCGTTGCGCCCGTTTGGAGCTGATAAATTTGGGACAAAGACGGAAATTAAAAATATCAACTCCTTTAATTATGCTCGTTCGGCATTAAGTTATGAAGAAACTCGTCAGGCTGAGATTTTACGACGGGGAGAAGAAGTAGCGCCGCAAACTAGAAGATGGGATGAACCATCAAAATCGACAATTTTAATGCGTTCAAAAGAAGGCTCAAGTGATTATCGATATTTCCCAGAACCCGATATTCCTCCACTTAAAATAAGTGATCAATGGATTAAGAAAGTTCAAGCAAAGATGCCAGAGGCACCGCAAGAACGAATAAAACGCTATGTAAAAGATTTATCTTTGACCGAGTATGATGCTGGAGTTTTAACCCAAACCAAAGAAATGTCCGATTTCTTTGATGCAACGATTAAATTGGGAGCCGATGCTAAACAGACTGCAAATTATTTAATGGGTGATATTTCCGGTTACCTTAACAATGAAAAACTTGATCTACTAGATACCAAGTTAAATCCTGAGAACTTAGCAAAGATGGTTAAAATGATAACTAACGGAACGATTTCTTCAAAGATTGCTAAACAAGTTTTAAATGAAATGTTGGTAAGTGGTACTGATGCTCAAGAGTATGTTGAAGATCATCAACTTGCTCAAAATAGCAATGAAGAAGAATTATTACCAATGGTTCAAGCAATTTTGGATGAAAATCAGCAGTCAATTGAGGATTTTAAAAACGGAAAAGATCGAGCACTTAAGTTTTTAATGGGTCAAATTATGAAACAAACTAAAGGAAAAGCCAATCCACAGCTGGTTACACAATTACTACTTGCAGAAATCAAAAAAAGATAA
- a CDS encoding diacylglycerol kinase, which translates to MRKRARLIYNPTSGTEAVKRNIVEILNTLELAGYETSAFQTTPEPLSAQKEARRAALDNFDAIIAAGGDGTIHEVVNGISPLKHRPAMGIIPAGTTNDYARALKLPRNDPVAAAKVIAEGRIIKMDIGQANDRYFVNIAGGGVLTELTYHVPSEIKSIFGYFAYVVKAAEMLPQIRQIPLKLTYDDGEFDGKASMFLLGLTNSIGGFEQIAPDAKLGDGKFSLIVVKTANWGDIIRLASLVLAGGKHTEDEQIIYVKTKKLTVESTESEDVPINLDGELGGKCPMEFTNLKHHLRMFANLQDISDGSIGRGALASKEIDNIEA; encoded by the coding sequence ATGAGAAAACGGGCACGCTTAATATATAATCCAACTTCTGGGACAGAAGCGGTAAAAAGAAATATTGTTGAAATCCTTAATACTTTAGAATTAGCAGGATATGAAACCAGTGCTTTTCAAACAACACCAGAACCTTTGTCAGCTCAAAAAGAAGCTCGACGAGCAGCGTTAGATAATTTTGATGCAATTATTGCTGCTGGGGGTGATGGGACAATTCACGAAGTTGTAAATGGAATATCGCCGTTGAAGCATCGTCCTGCAATGGGGATTATTCCAGCTGGGACAACTAATGATTACGCACGAGCGTTGAAACTTCCGCGAAATGATCCGGTGGCTGCAGCTAAAGTTATTGCTGAAGGCAGAATTATTAAAATGGATATTGGTCAAGCTAATGATCGTTATTTTGTTAATATTGCTGGCGGAGGCGTTTTAACCGAGCTGACCTACCACGTTCCTTCTGAGATCAAAAGTATTTTTGGCTATTTTGCTTATGTGGTTAAGGCAGCGGAAATGTTGCCTCAGATTAGACAAATTCCTTTAAAATTAACATATGACGATGGAGAATTTGATGGAAAGGCTAGTATGTTCTTGTTAGGCCTTACTAATTCAATTGGAGGTTTTGAGCAAATTGCACCTGATGCTAAGTTAGGCGATGGCAAATTTTCTTTGATTGTGGTTAAAACTGCTAACTGGGGTGATATCATTCGTCTTGCAAGTTTAGTTCTCGCTGGTGGTAAGCATACTGAAGATGAACAAATCATCTATGTTAAAACAAAAAAACTCACAGTGGAGTCAACAGAATCTGAGGATGTACCGATCAATCTTGATGGTGAATTGGGCGGAAAATGTCCCATGGAGTTTACCAATTTAAAACATCATTTACGGATGTTTGCTAATCTACAAGATATTTCTGATGGATCAATTGGTCGGGGAGCATTGGCATCTAAAGAGATAGATAATATTGAAGCATAA
- the rlmD gene encoding 23S rRNA (uracil(1939)-C(5))-methyltransferase RlmD → MLKKNDKLTVTISALTYAGLGFVKINEFPVFIYNSLPGEEVEIQILKVLKKYAFARVVKFLSYSPDRNQEIDYHSIQSGLAPLSHLKYQAQLSFKENQIKETLHKFGIDNPVESIIPSPKETHYRNKSQVPVRLVKGQLSVGFFRAHSHHLVPTEDFLLQESVIDQNIIKVRDILRKLEISSYDEDTQRGVVRNIMLRFGKFTGELMLILVVNQKDVPRLKKLKHELQSSCPEITSFILNYNFKNTNVILGPTNKVIYGSPYLTDKILTNTFKISPLSFYQVNPLQTENLYRIAAEYGNLKSTDTVMDAYSGIGTVGISLADRVKQVIGVESVQQAVEDALNNAQLNHYDNVKYVCGKAEEVIDQWISEGLKVNKIFVDPPRKGLAKNFIEQSVKMQPEIIVYVSCNPATLGRDLAIYKELGYAIKKIQPVDLFPQTTHVESVTMLEKNRTF, encoded by the coding sequence TTGCTAAAAAAGAATGATAAATTAACTGTAACAATTTCTGCATTAACATACGCGGGACTGGGATTTGTTAAAATAAACGAATTTCCAGTCTTTATTTATAACTCACTTCCGGGTGAAGAAGTTGAGATCCAAATTTTAAAGGTTCTAAAAAAATATGCTTTTGCTCGGGTTGTTAAGTTTTTAAGCTACTCTCCTGATCGAAATCAAGAAATTGATTACCATAGTATTCAAAGCGGCTTAGCACCTTTAAGTCATCTCAAGTATCAGGCACAGTTAAGTTTTAAAGAAAATCAAATCAAGGAAACACTCCATAAATTTGGGATTGATAACCCAGTTGAATCGATAATTCCTTCGCCTAAAGAAACGCATTACCGTAATAAATCTCAGGTTCCGGTTCGACTTGTAAAAGGTCAATTATCGGTTGGTTTTTTTAGAGCCCACTCACATCATTTAGTACCGACAGAAGATTTTTTACTGCAAGAATCAGTTATTGATCAAAATATTATCAAAGTTCGGGATATTTTACGAAAGCTAGAAATATCTTCCTATGATGAAGATACTCAACGCGGCGTCGTCCGGAATATTATGCTCCGTTTTGGTAAATTTACGGGGGAATTGATGTTAATCTTAGTGGTCAATCAAAAAGATGTACCTCGTTTAAAGAAACTTAAACATGAACTACAGAGTAGCTGCCCTGAAATTACGAGTTTTATTCTTAATTACAATTTCAAAAATACTAACGTTATTTTAGGTCCGACTAATAAAGTTATTTATGGTTCACCGTATTTAACTGATAAAATTTTAACCAACACTTTTAAAATTTCACCTTTGTCTTTTTACCAGGTTAATCCGCTGCAAACTGAAAATTTATACCGAATTGCAGCTGAATACGGTAATTTAAAATCTACAGATACTGTGATGGATGCATATTCGGGAATTGGAACCGTCGGAATAAGTTTGGCGGATCGGGTTAAACAGGTGATCGGGGTTGAATCAGTTCAGCAAGCTGTTGAAGATGCATTGAATAACGCTCAACTAAACCACTATGACAACGTTAAATATGTCTGTGGTAAGGCTGAGGAGGTGATTGATCAATGGATATCAGAAGGCTTGAAAGTAAACAAAATTTTTGTGGATCCGCCTCGTAAAGGTCTAGCAAAGAATTTTATTGAACAAAGTGTTAAAATGCAGCCAGAAATCATTGTTTATGTAAGCTGTAATCCTGCGACCCTTGGACGAGATCTTGCGATTTATAAGGAATTAGGGTATGCGATTAAAAAAATTCAGCCCGTTGATTTATTTCCTCAAACAACCCACGTTGAATCGGTTACTATGCTTGAAAAGAATCGAACTTTTTAA
- a CDS encoding sigma-70 family RNA polymerase sigma factor, whose protein sequence is MENKTKTQIYILVKAVRDSEDNSEAFTELFELYRPLIKSFKRKFYLNDIEEDDWFQEAAIICYKACCTFTPGKGSSFSSYFKFILQHHVSTLLRQRNTNRRKANVYAVPLDGLEPSCLLSVDKKLQENRLEENIDLQDALFRVINKLPNRQLSYLISCFNGDIEQDDFTAYIKSNLKKAIIKGINFSD, encoded by the coding sequence ATGGAAAATAAAACGAAAACCCAGATATATATCTTAGTAAAAGCAGTTAGAGATTCCGAAGATAACAGTGAAGCGTTTACAGAGCTATTTGAACTGTATAGACCATTAATAAAATCCTTTAAAAGGAAGTTTTATTTAAATGACATTGAAGAAGATGATTGGTTTCAAGAGGCAGCTATTATTTGTTATAAAGCTTGCTGTACATTTACTCCTGGAAAAGGGTCCTCTTTTTCATCGTATTTTAAATTTATTCTCCAACATCATGTGTCGACTCTTTTGCGACAACGCAACACCAACAGAAGAAAGGCTAATGTTTATGCAGTACCCTTAGATGGGCTAGAACCCAGTTGTTTGCTTTCTGTTGATAAAAAACTTCAAGAAAATAGGTTAGAGGAGAATATCGATCTTCAGGATGCCTTGTTTAGAGTTATCAATAAACTTCCTAATAGGCAACTTTCATATTTAATAAGCTGTTTTAATGGAGACATTGAACAAGATGATTTCACTGCTTATATTAAATCTAATTTAAAAAAAGCAATAATTAAAGGAATTAATTTCTCGGATTAA
- a CDS encoding DUF4828 domain-containing protein, which translates to MIRIIRKFITLPLSYLKNKKNKLEEPQKNISGDWYFSDQHGQKHHLVINNKLNIIIDQNKLDTKLIENHSNSIVFIDKYGYILQINLYKNQPTSIYDEAENISYDLLNSADKF; encoded by the coding sequence ATGATTAGAATTATTAGGAAATTTATAACCCTGCCGTTGAGTTATTTAAAAAACAAAAAAAATAAATTAGAGGAACCACAGAAAAATATTAGTGGCGATTGGTATTTTAGCGATCAACATGGTCAAAAACATCATTTGGTCATCAATAATAAATTAAACATTATTATTGACCAAAATAAGTTGGACACTAAATTAATTGAAAATCATTCGAACTCAATTGTGTTTATTGATAAATACGGCTATATTTTACAAATAAATCTTTATAAAAATCAACCTACCAGCATTTACGACGAAGCAGAGAATATCTCTTACGACCTTTTAAACTCTGCTGATAAGTTCTAA
- a CDS encoding HD domain-containing protein yields the protein MEFLNLNREKVIRDPVHNYIHIRQKIIRNLIDTPEFQRLRRIKQLGTTSFTFPGAEHSRFTHSLGVFEITQTICDNFEQNYKSSSSQDGLWDDSNRLVALCAALLHDVGHGAFSHIFEDIFHTDHEKITGQIITDPTTQINQVLSEIDPKFPAEVASIIDHTHPNQQIVQMISSQIDADRMDYLLRDAYFTGTDYGLFDLTRILRVMLPYEDGIAFLSNGMHAVEDYIVSRFQMYQQVYFHPASRGMEAVLILLLRRCQYLYQHEQLTKDFSPELLIPFFEGTFTLQDYLNLDDQVISTYLIYWRSHSDPILCDLVNRFLDRNPLKSVQYHHSQNDLIQKLSELIEEAGYNLKYFTLKNFSKDLPYDAYHPNAKNPQTQIEIMLPNGNLKELSEQSPLVKAIAGKFQIDHRFFFPREFLRRDEFMAKTNLTNSKKIAIFEEFQRIIQLF from the coding sequence ATTGAATTTTTAAATTTAAATCGGGAAAAAGTTATTCGCGATCCCGTACACAATTATATCCATATCCGACAAAAAATAATCAGAAATTTAATCGATACGCCTGAATTTCAACGATTACGCCGAATTAAACAGCTTGGGACAACATCATTTACTTTTCCTGGGGCTGAACATTCACGTTTTACTCATTCCTTAGGCGTGTTTGAAATTACCCAAACTATCTGTGATAATTTTGAGCAAAACTATAAGTCAAGTTCAAGTCAAGACGGACTCTGGGACGACTCGAACCGATTAGTAGCTCTTTGTGCTGCCCTTTTACATGATGTTGGTCACGGTGCTTTTTCTCATATTTTTGAAGACATCTTTCACACAGATCACGAAAAGATTACCGGTCAAATTATCACAGATCCAACCACTCAAATCAACCAGGTATTAAGTGAAATTGATCCAAAATTTCCTGCGGAAGTTGCAAGTATCATCGATCATACTCATCCAAATCAGCAAATTGTTCAAATGATTTCTTCACAAATCGACGCAGATCGAATGGACTATTTACTACGGGATGCTTACTTCACTGGAACTGATTATGGTCTTTTCGATCTAACAAGAATTCTACGCGTCATGCTTCCTTACGAAGACGGAATTGCATTTCTCTCTAACGGAATGCACGCTGTAGAAGATTATATTGTATCGCGTTTTCAGATGTATCAACAAGTTTATTTTCATCCCGCCTCAAGGGGAATGGAAGCCGTCTTAATTCTGCTGTTGCGTCGTTGCCAGTACTTATATCAACATGAACAGTTAACTAAAGATTTCTCGCCTGAGCTCTTAATTCCCTTTTTCGAAGGCACCTTCACACTTCAAGATTACCTAAATCTTGATGATCAAGTCATCTCTACTTACTTGATTTACTGGCGTAGTCATTCTGATCCAATTTTATGCGATTTGGTAAATCGTTTCTTGGATCGCAATCCTTTGAAGTCAGTCCAGTACCATCACAGTCAAAATGATTTGATTCAAAAATTATCGGAATTAATTGAGGAAGCCGGATATAATCTTAAGTATTTTACCTTAAAAAATTTTTCAAAGGATTTGCCTTACGATGCATACCATCCTAACGCTAAAAATCCACAAACCCAAATTGAAATCATGCTACCAAATGGTAATTTAAAGGAGTTATCAGAACAAAGTCCGCTCGTAAAAGCGATTGCTGGAAAATTTCAAATTGATCATCGTTTCTTCTTTCCTAGGGAATTCCTCCGTCGCGATGAATTTATGGCTAAAACTAATCTAACTAATTCAAAAAAAATAGCAATTTTTGAAGAATTTCAAAGAATCATCCAACTATTTTAA
- a CDS encoding DUF1934 family protein → MTKIIYLAREIIDNEVISSVRFTTEAKIQRKKGELIISYQEQSIPEADCLIYYNGDNLLTIERVSCKIKNHLEIQKSKFISNEYFTLSGDIKLLTFGKEIAINRLKDQSEVLKFAYDLYQNSILLNSHQIYLQIKE, encoded by the coding sequence TTGACCAAAATAATTTATTTAGCGAGAGAAATAATTGATAATGAAGTAATTAGCTCTGTTAGGTTTACAACTGAGGCGAAAATTCAACGAAAAAAAGGAGAACTGATAATTAGTTATCAAGAACAATCAATTCCCGAAGCCGATTGTCTAATCTACTATAACGGAGATAATTTACTTACGATTGAAAGGGTGAGTTGTAAAATTAAAAATCACCTAGAAATTCAAAAATCCAAATTCATCTCTAATGAATATTTTACACTATCTGGCGACATAAAGTTATTAACTTTCGGAAAAGAAATTGCTATAAATCGTTTAAAAGATCAGTCAGAAGTTTTAAAATTTGCTTACGATCTATACCAAAACTCAATCTTGCTTAATAGTCACCAAATATATTTGCAAATTAAAGAATAA
- the rpoE gene encoding DNA-directed RNA polymerase subunit delta has product MELTVFEKQNKSELSMIEVAYAILKNNEQEMEFKNLYREVGKYLGKKKKELDNAIVDFYTDLNVDGSFISLGNDLWGLREWYPFESVDEETNHNEDLKEMSDKNLSNYDEDDDVIDYADEDPDAVPITDQFPKSSLSGDDFLEDEENQVEENPQSADEALSSFEDDDSNDSDF; this is encoded by the coding sequence TTGGAATTAACTGTTTTTGAAAAACAAAATAAATCAGAATTATCAATGATCGAGGTTGCTTATGCGATTTTGAAAAATAATGAACAGGAAATGGAGTTTAAAAATCTCTATCGAGAAGTTGGAAAGTATCTCGGGAAAAAGAAAAAAGAGCTGGATAATGCTATTGTTGATTTTTATACCGATTTGAATGTTGATGGGAGTTTCATTTCTTTGGGAAATGATTTGTGGGGCTTACGTGAATGGTATCCATTTGAATCTGTTGACGAAGAGACCAATCATAACGAAGATTTGAAAGAAATGTCAGATAAGAATTTATCTAACTATGATGAAGATGACGATGTTATTGATTATGCTGATGAAGATCCTGATGCGGTCCCAATTACTGATCAATTCCCAAAATCATCTTTAAGTGGGGATGATTTTCTGGAAGATGAAGAAAACCAAGTTGAAGAAAATCCTCAGAGTGCTGATGAGGCCCTTTCGTCATTTGAAGACGATGATAGCAATGATAGTGACTTTTAG